A window of Terriglobales bacterium contains these coding sequences:
- a CDS encoding ABC transporter permease, translating into MAIPLSYNIRSLKVRWASTVVAILGIAGSVGVFVAMLSLARGFKATLVSSGSRDNAIIRRAGATSEMESAITVDQIRVVEDATGIKRGPQGVLVSPEVVVVAAFPLKSSGTDANVQVRGVSPVVLQVRESVKMIQGRFFQPGLNELIVGKNANRSYSNLDLGSTIKFGGGTWTVVGIFDAGGSAFDSEVWCDTNVLNQVYKRPQNIFQSATVKLTSPDAFNAFKDALTADPRLTVQVDREIEYYEKQSRQLTTLITVLGAIIAAVMGIGAVFGALNTMYSAVSERAREIATMRALGFGSGSVVTSFVFESLCIAFIGGALGCIAVLPLNGLTTGAMNWQTFSHLAFAFKITPALLLGGIVFSLMMGLIGGVPPAMRAARQTISVALREL; encoded by the coding sequence ATGGCGATTCCACTGAGCTACAACATTCGCAGCCTCAAAGTACGCTGGGCATCTACCGTCGTGGCAATCCTCGGCATCGCCGGATCCGTGGGCGTCTTCGTCGCCATGCTTTCTCTCGCGCGTGGATTCAAGGCAACATTGGTGTCCTCCGGATCCCGCGATAACGCCATCATTCGCCGCGCCGGCGCAACCTCCGAAATGGAGAGCGCCATCACCGTCGACCAGATTCGCGTGGTCGAAGATGCAACCGGGATCAAGCGAGGTCCTCAAGGCGTGCTCGTCAGCCCCGAGGTCGTCGTCGTGGCGGCATTCCCCTTGAAATCCAGTGGTACCGACGCCAACGTGCAGGTGCGGGGCGTTTCGCCCGTCGTGCTTCAGGTCCGCGAATCGGTGAAGATGATCCAGGGACGCTTCTTCCAGCCGGGACTCAACGAGCTCATCGTCGGCAAGAACGCCAACCGCAGCTATTCCAATCTGGATCTGGGCAGCACCATCAAATTCGGCGGAGGCACCTGGACCGTAGTCGGCATTTTCGACGCCGGCGGCAGCGCTTTCGATTCCGAGGTCTGGTGCGACACCAACGTTCTCAACCAGGTCTACAAGCGGCCGCAGAATATCTTCCAGTCGGCGACCGTGAAGTTGACTTCCCCGGACGCCTTCAACGCGTTCAAAGACGCCCTCACCGCCGACCCGCGCCTCACCGTTCAGGTTGACCGCGAGATCGAATATTACGAAAAGCAGTCGCGGCAGTTGACCACGCTCATCACTGTATTGGGTGCGATCATCGCAGCCGTCATGGGCATCGGCGCAGTCTTCGGCGCACTGAACACCATGTACTCGGCCGTTTCGGAACGCGCGAGAGAAATCGCCACCATGCGCGCTCTTGGGTTCGGTTCAGGTTCGGTCGTCACCTCGTTTGTCTTCGAGTCGTTGTGCATCGCCTTCATCGGAGGCGCACTCGGATGCATCGCCGTGCTACCGCTCAACGGACTCACCACCGGGGCCATGAACTGGCAGACGTTCTCTCATCTGGCCTTCGCTTTCAAAATCACGCCGGCACTGCTTTTGGGCGGAATCGTCTTCTCGCTGATGATGGGCCTGATCGGCGGCGTACCTCCCGCCATGAGGGCCGCCCGACAGACAATCTCCGTCGCCCTGCGAGAGCTGTAA